A window of the Parabacteroides merdae ATCC 43184 genome harbors these coding sequences:
- a CDS encoding peptidylprolyl isomerase, with product MMKKILTVFILACLSCVVYAQDNVIDEIVWVVGDDAILRSDIESQRLYLQNEGQRFDGDPYCVLPEQMAIQKLFLNQAKIDSVEVSENQVIQETDRWINFAINQMGSKEKLEEYFGKKISQLKDERKEMIMEQQTVEQMKRQLIGEIKLTPSEVRKYYSQLSKDSLPNIPTTVEVQIITMEPKIPFEETDAIKARLRQFTDDINSGKYEFSTLARLYSEDPESAKRGGELGFLGKTSLLPEFANVAFNLKDPKKISQIVQTEYGYHIIQLIEKRGDRINCRHILLKPKVSDKELNECMTRMDSLYNDLTAKKFTFEEAATFISADKDTRNNKGLMVNQNFESDNHSTPKFEMAELPQEIGKMVYTMQVGDISKPFTMINDKQKEVVAIVKLKARVDQHKANISDDYQALKSIVESRKREELLHDWIIKKQKSTYVRISDGWRNCDFQYPGWIKE from the coding sequence ATGATGAAAAAGATTTTGACAGTATTCATTCTTGCCTGTTTATCTTGTGTGGTGTATGCCCAGGATAATGTAATCGATGAAATCGTGTGGGTGGTGGGAGATGATGCAATTTTGCGTTCGGACATCGAAAGCCAGCGTTTATATCTGCAAAACGAGGGACAGCGTTTTGACGGTGACCCTTATTGCGTGCTCCCCGAACAGATGGCAATACAGAAGCTGTTTCTGAACCAAGCGAAGATCGATAGTGTGGAAGTGAGTGAAAACCAGGTGATCCAGGAGACGGATCGTTGGATCAATTTCGCAATCAACCAGATGGGATCTAAGGAAAAGCTGGAGGAATATTTCGGTAAAAAGATTTCCCAACTGAAGGACGAACGTAAGGAAATGATCATGGAGCAACAGACTGTTGAACAGATGAAGCGCCAGCTGATCGGTGAAATCAAGTTGACACCCTCCGAAGTCCGTAAGTATTACAGCCAGTTGTCCAAAGACAGTCTGCCTAATATCCCGACAACTGTCGAGGTGCAGATTATCACGATGGAACCGAAGATCCCGTTTGAAGAGACAGATGCCATCAAGGCTCGTCTTCGCCAGTTTACCGATGATATCAACAGCGGGAAATATGAATTTTCGACATTGGCCCGTCTGTATTCGGAAGACCCGGAATCAGCCAAAAGAGGCGGAGAACTTGGATTTTTGGGTAAGACAAGTTTGTTGCCCGAATTCGCTAACGTCGCTTTCAACTTGAAGGATCCGAAAAAGATTTCCCAGATCGTGCAGACTGAATATGGCTATCATATTATCCAATTGATCGAAAAGCGTGGCGACCGTATCAACTGCCGCCATATCTTGTTGAAGCCGAAAGTTTCGGACAAGGAGTTGAACGAGTGTATGACACGTATGGATTCGTTGTATAACGACTTAACGGCAAAGAAATTTACATTTGAAGAAGCGGCAACTTTTATCTCTGCTGACAAGGATACGAGAAATAACAAAGGTTTGATGGTGAACCAGAACTTTGAAAGTGACAACCACAGCACTCCGAAATTCGAGATGGCCGAACTGCCACAGGAAATCGGTAAGATGGTTTATACGATGCAGGTGGGAGATATCTCCAAACCTTTCACTATGATCAACGATAAGCAGAAAGAAGTTGTTGCTATTGTAAAACTGAAAGCCAGAGTGGACCAGCATAAGGCAAATATATCGGATGACTATCAGGCTTTGAAGTCGATTGTCGAATCTCGGAAACGCGAAGAGCTGCTGCATGACTGGATCATTAAGAAGCAGAAAAGCACATATGTGCGTATCAGCGACGGCTGGCGTAATTGTGATTTCCAGTATCCCGGCTGGATTAAAGAATGA
- a CDS encoding OstA-like protein, which translates to MRTVNKFIFTGLFFVLAVCAFAQAQDSIVHADTTVITAQDVTVAPPDSLKAADSLQVMTDTVPPKKTKVYLIHSNTLSFDKAVKPDAQILNGDVCFRHDSSYMYCDSAYFFEQTNSLEAFSNVRMEQGDTLFVYGDYLFYDGNTQVAYLRENVRMENGQVTLFTDSLNYERIPNIGYYFEGGLIVDSLNQLSSFYGQYSPETKLAVFNDSVQVENPDFTLYSDTLHYDTESKVATILGPSVIVSDSGTIHTSRGWYDTVNNTSLLLDQSQVESGEKILIGDSIFYNRDTGMGEVYGNMSLIDTAQHVTLQGEYGYYNEQTGYAFATDSARFLEYSQGDTLFLHADTLQMVTVDSVYREIKAYYGVRFYRIDMQGVCDSMQFNTRDSVLYMYTEPVLWNEQYQLYGDTIAIYMNDSTIEYAHVIQFAFAAQHVDSSYYNQLKGNDLKAYFEGQELRRIDVNGNAELNYYPLEKDGSKVGMNNAKGSHLSMWIRNNKLERMGLYVNASGTLTPIPDLKPDQKMLKDFYWFDYLRPKNRDDIYEVVKRKATESPKRSNKFVH; encoded by the coding sequence ATGAGGACTGTAAATAAATTTATTTTCACAGGTCTGTTTTTTGTGTTGGCGGTCTGTGCCTTTGCACAGGCCCAAGATAGTATTGTGCATGCAGATACTACTGTTATTACCGCACAAGATGTGACAGTCGCCCCGCCGGACAGCTTGAAGGCAGCCGATAGTTTGCAGGTTATGACGGATACTGTCCCGCCCAAAAAGACGAAGGTATACCTGATCCATTCCAATACGCTATCTTTCGATAAGGCTGTAAAGCCGGATGCGCAGATATTGAACGGCGATGTATGTTTCCGGCATGACAGTTCATATATGTATTGCGACAGTGCTTACTTTTTCGAACAGACCAATTCGCTCGAAGCTTTCAGTAATGTCCGGATGGAGCAGGGAGACACCTTGTTCGTCTACGGAGATTATCTTTTTTATGACGGAAACACGCAGGTGGCTTATCTGCGCGAGAATGTCCGGATGGAGAACGGGCAGGTGACGCTCTTTACGGATAGCCTCAATTATGAACGCATTCCGAATATCGGATACTATTTTGAAGGTGGGCTAATTGTAGATTCTCTGAATCAACTATCTTCTTTTTACGGACAATATTCTCCGGAGACGAAGCTGGCGGTGTTCAATGACAGCGTGCAGGTTGAGAACCCTGACTTTACATTGTATTCCGATACTTTGCATTATGACACAGAATCCAAGGTAGCTACCATCCTGGGGCCGTCTGTCATTGTTTCGGACAGTGGCACGATCCATACTTCAAGAGGATGGTATGATACGGTGAACAACACATCCCTTTTGCTTGATCAGTCCCAGGTTGAATCGGGTGAGAAGATCTTGATCGGTGACTCTATCTTTTATAATCGGGATACGGGTATGGGAGAGGTCTATGGGAATATGAGCCTGATTGATACGGCCCAGCATGTGACGCTGCAAGGCGAATATGGTTATTATAATGAACAGACCGGATATGCTTTTGCAACCGACAGTGCCCGCTTCCTTGAGTATTCACAAGGCGATACGTTGTTTTTGCATGCCGATACGTTGCAGATGGTGACGGTCGACTCCGTCTACCGGGAGATCAAGGCCTATTACGGCGTACGTTTCTATCGGATCGATATGCAAGGCGTATGTGACTCCATGCAGTTCAATACGCGCGATTCTGTATTATATATGTATACGGAACCGGTTCTCTGGAATGAACAATATCAACTGTATGGCGATACGATCGCTATTTATATGAATGATAGTACGATCGAATATGCCCATGTGATCCAGTTTGCTTTTGCGGCACAGCATGTCGACTCGAGTTACTATAACCAGTTGAAGGGGAACGACCTGAAAGCCTATTTTGAGGGACAGGAATTGCGTCGTATTGATGTAAACGGAAATGCGGAGTTGAATTATTATCCTTTGGAAAAGGATGGTTCTAAGGTTGGCATGAATAATGCAAAAGGTTCTCATCTTTCAATGTGGATAAGGAATAATAAACTGGAGAGAATGGGACTTTATGTCAATGCTTCCGGGACCTTGACTCCTATTCCGGATCTGAAACCCGATCAAAAGATGTTGAAAGATTTTTATTGGTTCGACTATCTGCGTCCGAAGAATAGGGATGACATTTACGAGGTGGTGAAAAGAAAAGCGACGGAATCACCCAAGAGAAGCAATAAATTTGTACATTAG